One window of Bacillus marinisedimentorum genomic DNA carries:
- the istB gene encoding IS21-like element helper ATPase IstB — protein MTTDNTLSKLNDMRMTAMAEQYMDQLKNPEYQDLSFEDRFSMLVDIEWGRRKNAKLDRLIKSADFRDSQACIEDIEYHTDRKLDKTQILRLSTGRYIQEKHNIIIKGASGNGKTYLGCAFGISACRQFYKVQYIRLPDLLDELAVARGEGIYRKVIKKYTKVDLLILDEWLLTPLKETEARDLLEIIESRYQTASTIFCSQFDPRGWHEKIGEGTLADAILDRIVHDSYQIMVDGDISMRERRGLVGSS, from the coding sequence ATGACAACTGATAACACTTTATCCAAACTAAATGATATGAGAATGACTGCGATGGCTGAGCAATATATGGATCAATTGAAAAACCCAGAATATCAGGACTTGTCTTTTGAGGACCGTTTCTCCATGCTTGTGGATATTGAATGGGGACGCCGGAAAAATGCCAAGCTTGACCGCCTTATAAAGAGTGCAGATTTCAGAGATAGCCAGGCTTGTATCGAAGATATCGAATACCACACAGATCGGAAACTGGATAAAACCCAAATCCTAAGATTATCGACAGGAAGGTACATTCAGGAAAAACACAATATCATTATCAAAGGCGCATCAGGTAATGGAAAGACTTACTTAGGATGTGCTTTCGGAATCTCTGCTTGTCGCCAGTTTTATAAGGTGCAATACATTCGGCTTCCCGATTTACTCGATGAGTTGGCTGTGGCTAGAGGTGAAGGCATTTACCGAAAGGTAATTAAGAAATATACAAAAGTAGATTTACTCATTCTTGATGAATGGCTCCTAACTCCACTAAAAGAAACAGAAGCCAGAGATCTACTAGAGATTATTGAGTCCCGATACCAAACTGCCTCCACTATATTCTGTTCCCAGTTTGATCCTCGTGGATGGCATGAAAAGATTGGTGAAGGCACACTGGCAGACGCCATTCTTGATCGCATTGTACATGATTCCTATCAAATTATGGTGGATGGGGATATTTCAATGCGTGAACGCCGTGGATTGGTGGGATCTTCATGA